AGGGGAAAGACTTGGAGTTTTGGTGAAAGGCTCAAATGCATGTCATATGCTGATTCTGTTCAGCTTTAGCTTACTCTAGTGATCTGTTTTTGATCGGATTACACTCATCGAGTATCAAGAGTGGCAGAAAGTTTTTGCATCCAATGGATAGCTCCTGCTGTTAAACTTTTAGAGCATATGGTGCAATTATCTTCTCTATCATTGTCAATGCAAGGCTTTGTGGACTCTGATTAGCTATTTTCCTGCAGGAGATTGACCGTTTGGACCAGCTTTGAAGTTGACTGTTTAAAAGCCTCCAGCAGTATTGCATGGTGTGAAGGAACTTGAGTGGAGTTGCCAGTCATATTACTCTAGGGCACTTGTCCAACATTTGCATTTAGAGATGAGCTCAGATCAACTTTCCTGATGCTGCTTCAAGTAATGTTTTGCTGCTTTTTCCTGGATATTCCTTGCCTGGCTTGGAAGTTTCCTATTTAATCTGCCTCGATTGCCCTTTTTGAGGTAATTTAGTGTTTACTCTCCTCTTGGGATTGGAAAATGCTTTGACTATGATTTTGAGCACCTCGATTGTTATGGCTGTGTAGATACCCAAACTGTGACGAGAGAAATATGGCTTTTAGTGGTGAAGATGGGCAGACGGAGGATTACCTGTTCAAGATAGTTCTTATTGGTGATTCAGCTGTTGGAAAATCAAACTTACTTGCAAGATTTGCCCGGGATGAGTTTTACCCCAATTCAAAGTCAACTATAGGAGTAGAATTCCAAACGCAGAAGATGGACATCAATGGAAAGGAGGTGAAAGCGCAAATTTGGGATACAGCCGGCCAGGAGAGATTCAGGGCTGTTACATCTGCATATTATAGAGGAGCAGTTGGAGCTCTTTTGGTCTATGATATTAGCAGACACCAAACATTTGATAGCGTTGGTAGATGGCTTAATGAACTTCACAGTAAGTGGGCTATTTCAAGTTTGACATGTTTCTGGTTGTTGAGTACATTGGTTTGGATGTTTATGGTCTTTTTGAAAAAGTGTGTGGTGGAAATTGATGGCCATTGATTTCTGTGGAGCTAATCCTGAAGCAGTATTCTAGAAAATTAGTTAGTTTCATCAATGTCATTCCATTTTCGTGAAGAGATAATAAATTGTAGTTTACTTTTAGGACAttgttatttgtttgttttttatcCTCTTTCAGTTAAAGTAAACACATGTTCCCTTTCAT
The sequence above is drawn from the Rhodamnia argentea isolate NSW1041297 chromosome 9, ASM2092103v1, whole genome shotgun sequence genome and encodes:
- the LOC115742946 gene encoding ras-related protein RABA5a — protein: MAFSGEDGQTEDYLFKIVLIGDSAVGKSNLLARFARDEFYPNSKSTIGVEFQTQKMDINGKEVKAQIWDTAGQERFRAVTSAYYRGAVGALLVYDISRHQTFDSVGRWLNELHTHSDMNVVTILVGNKSDLKDAREVTVAEAKALAEAQGLFFMETSALDSSNVISAFRMVVEEIHRILSRKVMASQELKKQDPISIGNGKTVVLQGDGNQETDAAPRKAWCCSS